A stretch of Aphanothece sacrum FPU1 DNA encodes these proteins:
- the cobJ gene encoding precorrin-3B C(17)-methyltransferase, with amino-acid sequence MSIFASFSPIAAIATTSPAISILQPLCQTIGATLYIKDSLIPLENTHAYQGSLKDHLATIWEQNNAFIFCLAMGAVVRLIATLLGHKSTDPAIIVVDPSGQFVISLCSGHEGGADRLTQLIAHQLNATPIITSASTNLSIPGIDILGKPFGWVKGPGNWTAVSHAIACGETVQVIQESGSTLWQHNLPESHSFYFGWPEISEEINPKARIWISSTLRRFSPDSDLPKIQWYPRVLWVGIGCIRGTSQSLIEKAIKQVYQQYHLATESIAGIATIDIKADEIGLVKYCEVKELPLLTFSGDVLKMVEVPNPSDVVKQEVGTPSVAEAAAIYAATIKSSESVSSLPSLLVPKQIIKSEEEIGTVTVAIAKSNIEYTGKIGQLYLVGMGPGSLDQITPAAKTAITQADAIIGYSLYLDLIKPLKRPGQIIEALPITQERKRAQRAIELAQWGLTVAVISSGDCGIYGMGGLVLEELQNQGWDGNIPQIEVFPGITALQAAAARVGTPLMHDFCAISLSDLLTPWTVIEKRLEAAAKGDFVTAIYNPRSQTRTEQISHAQRIFLAYRNETTPIALVRSAYRKDEKIILTNLTEMLNFTIDMLTIVLIGNSSTRHYEQWMITPRGYLGFD; translated from the coding sequence ATGTCTATTTTTGCTTCTTTTTCTCCCATTGCTGCCATTGCTACAACTTCTCCTGCTATCTCTATTTTACAGCCCTTATGTCAAACTATTGGGGCAACTTTATATATCAAAGATTCTCTAATTCCTCTAGAAAATACTCACGCTTATCAAGGATCTTTAAAAGACCATTTAGCCACTATTTGGGAGCAAAATAATGCGTTTATTTTTTGTTTGGCGATGGGGGCTGTTGTTCGTCTAATTGCCACTTTATTGGGGCATAAATCAACTGATCCGGCGATAATTGTAGTTGATCCATCGGGTCAATTTGTAATTAGTTTATGTAGTGGTCATGAAGGTGGTGCTGATAGATTAACTCAATTAATTGCCCATCAACTGAATGCCACCCCAATTATTACAAGTGCCTCTACTAATTTAAGTATACCAGGAATTGACATTTTAGGTAAACCGTTTGGATGGGTTAAAGGGCCAGGAAATTGGACTGCGGTGAGTCATGCGATCGCTTGTGGAGAGACAGTTCAAGTAATACAAGAAAGCGGCTCAACTTTATGGCAACATAACTTACCGGAGTCTCATTCATTTTACTTTGGTTGGCCAGAAATTAGTGAAGAAATTAACCCTAAAGCGCGTATCTGGATTAGTTCAACTTTGCGGCGTTTTTCTCCTGACTCTGATCTCCCTAAAATTCAATGGTATCCTCGCGTTTTATGGGTAGGAATCGGTTGTATTCGAGGAACTTCTCAAAGTTTAATTGAAAAAGCGATCAAGCAAGTTTATCAACAGTATCATTTAGCTACTGAATCTATAGCTGGAATCGCTACTATTGATATTAAAGCAGATGAAATAGGTCTAGTAAAATACTGTGAAGTTAAAGAGTTACCCTTACTTACTTTTTCGGGTGATGTATTAAAAATGGTAGAGGTTCCTAACCCTTCAGATGTAGTTAAGCAAGAAGTGGGAACCCCTAGTGTTGCCGAAGCTGCTGCTATTTATGCTGCTACAATAAAATCCTCTGAGTCTGTATCTAGTTTACCGTCTCTGCTAGTACCAAAACAAATCATTAAATCTGAAGAAGAAATCGGAACTGTAACAGTAGCGATAGCCAAATCTAATATAGAATATACAGGAAAAATAGGGCAATTATATTTAGTGGGAATGGGGCCAGGAAGTCTTGATCAAATTACCCCTGCGGCTAAAACTGCCATTACTCAAGCGGATGCAATTATTGGCTATTCTCTTTATTTAGACTTAATCAAACCCCTAAAACGTCCTGGACAAATTATCGAAGCATTACCCATTACCCAAGAGAGAAAACGGGCCCAAAGAGCGATAGAATTAGCACAATGGGGATTAACCGTAGCCGTGATTTCATCAGGAGATTGTGGCATTTATGGCATGGGAGGATTAGTCTTAGAAGAACTACAAAATCAAGGATGGGATGGTAATATTCCTCAAATTGAAGTATTTCCAGGAATTACCGCATTACAAGCAGCAGCAGCAAGAGTAGGAACCCCTTTAATGCACGATTTTTGCGCCATTAGTTTAAGTGATTTATTAACCCCTTGGACAGTCATAGAAAAGCGACTAGAAGCAGCAGCAAAAGGAGACTTTGTTACCGCTATTTATAACCCGCGATCGCAAACTCGTACTGAACAAATTAGTCATGCACAACGTATTTTTTTAGCATATCGCAATGAAACAACTCCCATTGCCTTAGTGCGTTCTGCTTACCGAAAAGATGAAAAAATTATATTAACAAATTTAACAGAAATGCTCAATTTTACCATTGATATGTTAACCATAGTATTAATTGGGAATAGTAGCACCCGTCATTATGAACAGTGGATGATCACACCAAGAGGTTATTTAGGGTTTGACTAG
- a CDS encoding mechanosensitive ion channel domain-containing protein translates to MFTLKCVVKMRKIISLGIITFLLIVIPLISLGQIPTTNPTPINLRNYSPVIVDGRRIFDVGNFRDYSAQQRAKIINEAIVKEINSAVPIKLEIIEENKQAIIVNKATKHHLVTLTDSDIISATSMFGQTFIWKEELEKALKRAQYERTEAYFKRTLWTAIIVFIGGIIFHGLLILINQFLNRNLLPHLNSKASFLYGWKAIIQVSLKLFSLLYPVILWLIIFFYISDIFPVSRIIRYELFDILGRPMINLGQKTYSILEFIWLFLLTISLWFSVKGVTFLLKFYVIKPTGASLGIQEVITVLSQYFLTFLGLIILWRIWGFDLSVLAILGSVLGVGIGFGLQNIANNFISGLIITIERPIQVGDFIQIGEFTGTVQRIGARSTEIRTFKQMTIIIPNSSFLQKEVINWSHGNPVSAITIPIQISNNYNIQKVKNTLLKAAQSHPDVLIVPRPKVLLTQIDQSFLLFQLMVWLKDPKLQFFIQSDLNYRIQEQLHSYQGENTLELEIEATEMISDISESSIFIEDRLSQEELDKMIEKMRSLEGIEIKDRRYRLNVYSHCFIGSEAVDWLTEHFNCLRQEAIELGQILVERKIIHHVTDEHPFEDDYLFYRFYLDEL, encoded by the coding sequence ATGTTTACATTAAAATGTGTAGTCAAAATGAGGAAAATAATTAGTTTAGGGATAATTACTTTTTTATTAATAGTAATTCCTCTAATTAGTTTAGGACAAATACCCACAACAAACCCTACACCTATCAACTTAAGAAATTATTCTCCTGTAATAGTAGATGGTAGAAGAATCTTTGATGTGGGTAATTTTAGGGATTATAGCGCACAACAAAGAGCAAAAATTATAAATGAAGCAATTGTAAAAGAAATCAATTCTGCCGTTCCTATTAAATTAGAAATAATTGAAGAAAATAAACAAGCTATTATTGTTAATAAAGCGACAAAACATCATTTAGTAACTCTTACTGATAGTGATATAATTTCTGCCACTTCCATGTTTGGACAAACATTTATTTGGAAAGAGGAATTAGAAAAAGCTTTAAAAAGAGCGCAATATGAAAGAACAGAGGCTTATTTTAAGAGAACTTTATGGACAGCTATTATCGTTTTTATCGGAGGCATAATATTTCATGGTTTATTAATTCTTATAAATCAATTCTTAAATCGTAATTTGTTACCCCATCTCAATAGTAAAGCATCCTTTCTTTATGGTTGGAAAGCTATTATTCAAGTCTCACTTAAACTATTTAGTTTATTGTATCCTGTTATTTTATGGTTAATTATCTTCTTTTATATTAGTGATATTTTTCCTGTTTCTAGGATTATCAGATATGAATTATTTGATATATTAGGAAGACCCATGATTAATCTCGGACAAAAGACTTATTCTATCTTAGAATTTATCTGGTTATTCTTATTAACTATAAGTTTATGGTTTAGTGTAAAAGGAGTAACCTTTCTCTTAAAGTTTTATGTGATTAAACCCACTGGTGCAAGTTTGGGTATTCAAGAAGTTATTACAGTTTTAAGTCAATACTTTTTAACCTTTTTAGGATTAATTATATTATGGAGAATTTGGGGATTTGATTTATCTGTTTTAGCTATTTTAGGAAGTGTTTTGGGAGTAGGAATTGGTTTCGGTTTACAAAATATTGCTAATAATTTTATCAGTGGATTAATTATTACAATTGAAAGACCTATTCAAGTTGGAGACTTTATTCAAATAGGAGAATTTACAGGAACAGTACAGCGAATTGGAGCAAGAAGTACAGAAATAAGAACTTTTAAACAAATGACTATTATTATTCCTAATTCTAGTTTTTTACAAAAAGAAGTGATAAACTGGAGTCACGGAAACCCTGTCTCAGCCATAACAATTCCTATCCAAATATCTAATAATTATAATATTCAAAAAGTCAAAAATACTTTACTAAAAGCTGCTCAAAGTCATCCCGATGTTCTAATTGTTCCCCGTCCTAAAGTCTTATTAACCCAAATAGATCAATCCTTTCTACTTTTTCAATTAATGGTTTGGCTAAAAGATCCTAAATTACAGTTTTTTATTCAGAGTGATCTCAACTATCGTATCCAAGAACAATTACATTCATATCAAGGAGAAAACACCTTAGAATTAGAGATTGAAGCAACAGAAATGATATCTGATATCTCAGAATCATCAATTTTTATAGAAGATCGTTTATCTCAAGAAGAACTTGACAAAATGATCGAAAAAATGCGATCATTAGAAGGAATAGAAATTAAAGATCGCCGTTATCGACTCAATGTTTATTCCCATTGTTTTATTGGTTCAGAAGCGGTAGATTGGTTAACAGAACATTTTAATTGTTTAAGACAAGAAGCAATTGAATTAGGTCAAATTTTAGTTGAAAGGAAAATCATTCATCATGTTACGGATGAACATCCTTTTGAAGATGATTATTTATTTTATCGGTTTTATCTAGATGAACTTTAA
- a CDS encoding Uma2 family endonuclease, producing MVQEIIPPTTTEIIYPDSDGQPMADNTKQFRLIVTIKENLELLYADNPDVFIAGDLLWYPIQGDNKIRRAPDVMVVFGRPKGDRGSYKQWLENQISPQVVFEILSPGNTLKEMGEKLEFYEDYGVEEYYLYDPDTNNLSGWLREENRLRSIKNMQGWVSPRLNITFALNQNNLEIFTLTGQKFLTYTELGKLQQEAEQRAELEYQRAELEYQRAELEYQRAEQAEGREQMAVQLARQEQQRAEQAEARMRELEAKLRELGQITDI from the coding sequence ATGGTACAAGAGATAATTCCCCCAACTACCACCGAGATAATTTATCCTGACAGTGACGGTCAACCGATGGCGGATAATACTAAACAATTTCGTCTTATTGTCACCATTAAAGAGAATTTAGAGCTATTATATGCGGATAATCCCGATGTTTTCATTGCCGGAGACTTGTTATGGTATCCCATTCAAGGGGATAATAAAATACGTCGCGCCCCTGATGTCATGGTAGTGTTTGGTCGTCCTAAAGGAGATCGGGGTTCTTATAAGCAATGGTTAGAAAATCAGATTTCTCCCCAGGTAGTATTTGAAATACTGTCACCAGGGAACACTTTGAAGGAAATGGGCGAAAAATTAGAGTTTTATGAGGATTATGGGGTAGAAGAATATTATTTGTATGATCCTGATACGAATAATCTAAGTGGATGGTTAAGGGAGGAAAACAGATTAAGAAGTATTAAAAATATGCAAGGATGGGTTAGTCCTCGTTTAAATATCACGTTTGCACTTAATCAGAATAATTTAGAGATATTTACCCTCACAGGGCAAAAATTCTTAACTTATACAGAATTAGGAAAATTGCAACAAGAAGCAGAACAAAGAGCAGAACTAGAATACCAACGAGCAGAACTAGAATACCAACGGGCAGAACTAGAATATCAAAGGGCCGAACAAGCTGAAGGGAGGGAACAAATGGCAGTACAATTAGCTAGACAAGAACAACAACGGGCCGAACAAGCGGAAGCTAGAATGAGAGAGTTAGAGGCAAAATTACGCGAATTGGGGCAAATAACTGATATATAG
- a CDS encoding glutaredoxin family protein: protein MKLILYSKPGCHLCEGLQEKLEQMQTLKLNLEIRDITTREDWFEAYQYEIPVLCQQLSEGEKPLPRFSPRTSVTKLEQMLQKYLAP from the coding sequence ATGAAATTAATTCTTTATAGCAAACCTGGTTGTCATTTATGTGAAGGACTTCAAGAAAAACTAGAACAAATGCAGACCCTAAAATTGAACCTAGAAATACGAGATATCACCACCCGTGAAGACTGGTTTGAAGCTTATCAGTATGAAATTCCTGTCTTATGTCAACAGTTATCAGAAGGAGAAAAACCCTTACCTCGTTTCTCTCCCCGGACATCTGTGACAAAATTGGAGCAAATGTTACAGAAATATTTAGCCCCATAA